GTTCCATTTTCAGGAACTGCTGGAGCGCTTCGGGATCCATAATGACAACCTCGAACGCGACCTCGGCACCCAGCTTCTCCAGAGGCTCCCGTAACGAGTTCATGAGCATCTGCCGGACCTGCACAGGCACACCAAGGAACGGCAGCGCCAGCGTGATCGTTACCTTATTCCCGTCGACCTTCACGTCCTTTGCAATGCCGAGATCGACCAGCGTCCGTTTAATTGCAGGATGTTTGACCGGCGCGATCGCTGCACGAGCATTCTCTTCCGTTACTGTTTCAGCCATGTTTTTCTTCTCCCTCCTCTTCACTTCGTTTCTTACTACCTTCGGTCATACAAAGGTGACATAGAACATAAACGTTGGCTCATCTCACCGGGCGATTCGAGGTGTGAGCATGATCTTCATTTGGCTCCTTTACGTGCCCCTTGCGCCTTCGCCCAGTAGGACGCGGCCTGTTCCCGTATGCTCGCGATCTCGTCAACGGCGAGACTGCGGACGACACGACCGGGACTCCCGAAGATCATGCTCCCGGGCGGAAAGCTCTTACCCTCGGTGAGCAATGTTCCGGCACCGACAATGCAGCCCTCACTCAACGTAACGTCGTTCATAATGATCGAGCCCATGCCCACCATACAGCCGTCACCGATCGTGCAGCCGTGGACGATGGCGCCATGACCTACCAAGCAGTATTCGCCTATCCGCGTG
This DNA window, taken from Methanomicrobia archaeon, encodes the following:
- a CDS encoding DUF59 domain-containing protein codes for the protein MAETVTEENARAAIAPVKHPAIKRTLVDLGIAKDVKVDGNKVTITLALPFLGVPVQVRQMLMNSLREPLEKLGAEVAFEVVIMDPEALQQFLKMEQEAWKGL
- a CDS encoding gamma carbonic anhydrase family protein, with amino-acid sequence MRRFGSYYPKLAEPVYIDPASVVIGNVELGDHVSVWPNAVLRGDPTAIHIGSWTNIQDNCVVHAEHEHVTRIGEYCLVGHGAIVHGCTIGDGCMVGMGSIIMNDVTLSEGCIVGAGTLLTEGKSFPPGSMIFGSPGRVVRSLAVDEIASIREQAASYWAKAQGARKGAK